Proteins found in one Paenibacillus sp. FSL R10-2782 genomic segment:
- a CDS encoding amino acid ABC transporter ATP-binding protein, whose protein sequence is MIQLHQIHKHFGQHHVLKGIDLTVGKGEVVVILGPSGSGKSTLLRSINFLEQPTSGVIEIDGVKVDAAKAGKKDILGLRTATAMVFQQYQLFKNLNALHNVMIGLTSVKKLDRKQAREISEGILEKVGLKDRMTYYPAQLSGGQQQRVAIARALALNPQVLLFDEPTSSLDPELVDEVLSVIQKVASEGNTMIIVTHELGFARDVADRVVLMEHGVIVEQGPVEQFFTNPKEERTRQFLGKALVQRTPQEQPVSS, encoded by the coding sequence ATGATTCAACTTCATCAAATTCATAAGCACTTTGGACAGCATCATGTGTTGAAGGGTATAGACCTAACCGTAGGCAAAGGAGAAGTCGTGGTTATTCTGGGGCCAAGCGGATCGGGCAAGTCCACATTGTTGCGCAGCATTAATTTTTTGGAGCAGCCGACCAGCGGTGTCATTGAGATTGACGGTGTGAAGGTGGATGCAGCCAAGGCGGGGAAAAAGGATATTCTCGGACTGCGTACAGCAACAGCAATGGTATTTCAGCAATATCAACTGTTCAAAAACCTGAATGCCCTCCACAATGTCATGATCGGCCTGACCAGTGTCAAAAAGCTGGACCGCAAGCAGGCGAGGGAGATCAGTGAAGGCATTCTGGAAAAGGTCGGGTTGAAGGATCGCATGACCTACTACCCTGCCCAGCTTTCGGGTGGACAGCAGCAGCGTGTTGCGATTGCTCGCGCTTTGGCACTGAATCCGCAGGTGCTGCTGTTCGACGAACCAACGTCCTCACTCGACCCCGAACTGGTGGATGAAGTGCTGTCGGTCATTCAAAAGGTAGCGAGTGAAGGCAATACGATGATTATCGTCACGCATGAGCTTGGCTTTGCGAGGGATGTCGCGGATCGGGTCGTGCTGATGGAGCATGGCGTAATCGTGGAGCAAGGCCCGGTGGAGCAGTTTTTCACCAATCCGAAGGAAGAACGGACACGACAATTCCTGGGCAAAGCGTTGGTACAGAGAACGCCACAGGAGCAACCGGTATCTTCGTAA